The Microtus ochrogaster isolate Prairie Vole_2 linkage group LG3, MicOch1.0, whole genome shotgun sequence genomic sequence TTGAATGTGAACTATATTAAATAACCAAATGATAGAGGGGACAGAACCATAAGTGAACATAACTATTGGCCAAATGTAGATTCTAGTACGAAAAATGGGTTATATTTAATTGAGTTGTTGAACAAATGGGTGTTAAAAGAGATTTCCTACTGCCATGTTCTAATGCCattattcccaaagaaacacacagaggtctatgttaattataaactgatgtGCGTAatagctcagactttttattaactcttatatcttatcgtaacccataattcttgcctgtatTAGccacgtgttttttttttttcagcaaagcagtcacatcttgtctGTTTTGTGTCTGGATTCCTCTGTGTCTTGGTGATGACAGCACactgcctcttttctcttcctagaattttcctgttctccttgccctgcttctacttcctgcctgggcaacctgtctctacttcttgcctggctattggccaaccaacattttatgtaaaaagtacaagaaacaaaactttacagagtaaaaccattgtcccacagcaaatggGCCCCATGGAAACCGCACAAAATTCAGGATATCACCAAGGCTATTTATTGATTGCTCTCTACAAATTGGTGGTAAGGCCTTTTTGCTGAAGACAATCCCTACACGaatcatttacaaagaaaatttgaGCTGGTGCCTATCTACAACCTTCACCCAAATGATTTAGTGTTCATTATTCTGGAGGGTGCTCTGCACACCAACCCAACTACAAACTCTTCAAGATACAGTTCTGCAATAGTGCCACAAAGCTTGTATAtataaccaaccaatatctgatttgatttaaagCATGAACTCCAATAGATGAaatccatacctgacactgcttgggtggaTAAAAACCCGAGATCAGTATCACTAAGCTGGTTCAATAGAGTAGCCTCAACATCAAGAGTATATTTATGATATAAAGTAAAGAGAGGAGAATAAGAAAATTACTGTAGAAATTTTAACTTATGGTGTATAATGAACTTAAAGGACTCTATACCACTTGGCAGCAGAATTGTCACAAGAATGTTTATGTGGTGTTAGACAagattgtatttaaatatatgactaTTAAACAGTTAATGAAAAGTCTGTTTTTTAGACAAAAATTATTGGTGCTACACAAATATCATTCCCTACAACCATGTGCACCTCCAGGTCCAGGAAATTCAATGACAACTTCTGCCCTCCCTGGGAACGAaaaattcacacatgcacacaagctgGCACAACACTCtccatataaattaaaataaatacattttaaagaaaaaatacaattgTTTACAAAATCTAGTGGTATTTTGACAGAATATTTTTCAGTATATTGATTATTCTGTTATCAGAACTGATTTGTACCAAAGGAGTGACTGTGGGATAAACATTCATCACAATCTTCTGAACACTCAGGATGACTGGGTCATACATCCATATCAGGACTGCAGTGGATGTGAAGATAAAGTCCACCCAGTACATGACCACAAAGAAAGTCACCAGCAGCAAGATGGTCTGGGTGGCCTTTTTCTCAGGGGATGATCTCGAGTGGCTGAGGCTGTGAAGATACTTGTGTTGCCTCTGATGTCTGAACAAGATTATCACCATGTATGCACTTGTGGTCAGCATAACTCCTACAAGAAATACATCAACGGAGGTTGTCACTGTTAAATTCAGTGCCCTGATGAGGTAGTTCGTGGGTAAGATTGAACAGTATTTAGTGACCTTCATCTGATTGGTCTCACTCACATTGGTAAAACCACCTACATAGAAGATCAGGTAGCTATAAAATGACGAAGTGAGAGACCAAATATAGAAGAAAGCATAGATTATGTACTTCTTTAGCTTAAGTTTAAAGTTCGCCAAGAACGAGGTACTGGGACTGATAGTGACAGCCTggaacacactcaggaggcaggtgatgcAGATGGAGAGGCCTCTCATCACCCTGTGTATGTAAAACGCTGTCTTGCATTTGATGTCATTGTCAATGTTCTGTGACTCAAATATGTCTGTAACCCAAACAACTCCTCCAGTGAGGAGCATTACTGTATGGATGAAGGTCAGTTGACAAGAGATCAGGTCCATGTGCTTAGGTCTGTGATATAGAATtgtgaaaatgtaaaaaagaaggagaaatacaTTGGCAAAAATTCCAattccattttgaaaataaaagatatggTTTAGCGAGGACATAATTGGGAAGCGTAATCATCCAGAAAGCATAGTAGAAGCATATTTTATATACCTAAAAAATAACAGATTATATATCAAACTTGTGACTTGTGTCAATATGTCTATATCATCACTCTCTTTTACCTTCCCATTCGTGATTTATCTGTCACTTCACTTTTGTCTTCCAGGCAGGACATGGCCTATATTTCTATGTACCCACTGTGTAATTCCTGTATATATAGCATATTGTGCATAATAAATGCATTGTCACGCACATCCTATACGGAATACACACTTCCTGTTCCTGTATTGCATCTGGGCCTCATGTCTTCGAAATCCAATCCTACTGAtttatattgctttattttatcattGAAACCTAAAACAGTCCCCTCTTCATTGTCTACTACCACCACACTACCACCAACTTGCCATGATTGTATTTTGCTTTCCTGGTATCTGTAGTTACTACAGGCTAGATATTCAAATCTGCAGATGTGAAGCTATGAGGCTCCAAAGGAGAGAacatgccacaaaaaaaaaaaaaacaaatactatttgCAACACATTGTGACAAACGTGAACTTTCCAAAGATGACCATGTAGTGATCTTTTTttggaatttctgttttaaaagagatCCTTTCCCATGCAGTGGAATTCAAGGGCCTCAGTGTTACCATACATCATCAACACACAGGCAGTTTCTATAATTTCAATCAACAGTCTTACCTTTGGTGTTTATGATAGTTATTTGGCACAGTTACCAGTGtcattattttatcaaattaataTAATTCAGTACTATAAAAGTGGCTTTGTGattgagaaataaaaaacacttaccttgacacagggtcttgtAAGAAAAGATGGGCACAAATGTATATTCAAGTTCACTACTATACTCcacatacacagattaatgcaCGCATGTATAGAAATGTTAGTGTGTGTGCTCACTCTAAAACTTCCCCTTGGATGTAAAACCATATAGAAACCATGAATAGTATGCTTTATATTTACATGAATATGTAAAAAGCTTACTCTAGTAATTGAATAATTTCATCCCAATTGTAAGAGCCAAGAATCTGCTTCTCCATCCAACATATATCTATGGTAGCTGCACCATGTTGTTATCTGTTTTAGAATCTCCAGAACAGGGaaaggagaggtggctcagtgttaaAAGCACATTTGCTCTTGTGGAAAACGTGGGTTTGATTCTCCGTAgcgacatggtggctcatcacCATCTGTAACTAGTTTCAGGGACTCCACTGCCTTCTTCTGACTCAGGCAAGTAAGTGGTGcacaacatgcatgcaggcaaaacacatatggatataaaatgaaataaataaatcttaataaataaaagttccagAATAAAATCTTATTCACGTGTTGTTATCCAAACTGTAAGAACTGTAGCCCAATTCCAACTTTAAAATTGCAAGTGGTCAAATAATATACTTAAAACCATTCGTTATTAAGTCTAGATCTATGTCTTATTAATACAGTGCATGTATTATAAGCCACATGAATGAAGataatgtaataatataaaagaaagtaatCTAAAAAGGTTTTCTTATCCCAAACATACACACTTCAAACTCTCTACTTCATATCCattgcttttaaatgtttatcaCATACAAAAAATGAGATATCTTCTAGTTGATCAagtggcatctttctctttggttCACTGGAGTTGCAACTGGACCAGAAAAGCCCATAGCTACCATGGCTACAAACTGAGGTGTTAATACACATATTCACTGAGATAAGGCATTTGTTTTATAGGagctttttttttcaatgctgaGATCACTAAGTATTCTGCACTTTCTAGAAAAGTTCTCTAAAACTAAGACACACGTATCCTTGAGctctgaggttttgtttgttggttgttgcttttaagacagggcctcagtCTACAGCTGatgctggccttgaccttgctgTGAACCTGAGGATGTTCTCAATTTTatactccttctgcctcctgaatgatggAGTTACTGGTGTGCACACC encodes the following:
- the LOC101985266 gene encoding vomeronasal type-1 receptor 90-like, which gives rise to MSSLNHIFYFQNGIGIFANVFLLLFYIFTILYHRPKHMDLISCQLTFIHTVMLLTGGVVWVTDIFESQNIDNDIKCKTAFYIHRVMRGLSICITCLLSVFQAVTISPSTSFLANFKLKLKKYIIYAFFYIWSLTSSFYSYLIFYVGGFTNVSETNQMKVTKYCSILPTNYLIRALNLTVTTSVDVFLVGVMLTTSAYMVIILFRHQRQHKYLHSLSHSRSSPEKKATQTILLLVTFFVVMYWVDFIFTSTAVLIWMYDPVILSVQKIVMNVYPTVTPLVQISSDNRIINILKNILSKYH